From Streptomyces qinzhouensis, one genomic window encodes:
- a CDS encoding DUF503 domain-containing protein, producing MYVGTLSFDLLLGDVRSLKEKRSVVRPIVAELHRKFAVSVAETGDQDLYRRAAIGLAVVSGDTGHLADVLDRCERFVAARPEVELLSVRRRLHSDED from the coding sequence ATGTATGTGGGAACGCTGTCCTTCGATCTGCTCCTCGGCGACGTACGGTCGCTGAAGGAGAAGCGCTCCGTGGTCCGGCCGATCGTCGCCGAGCTGCACCGTAAATTCGCGGTCAGCGTGGCGGAGACCGGCGACCAGGATCTCTACCGAAGGGCCGCGATCGGCCTCGCGGTGGTCTCCGGGGACACCGGGCATCTGGCCGACGTACTGGACCGGTGCGAACGCTTCGTCGCCGCCCGGCCGGAAGTCGAACTGCTCTCGGTTCGACGCAGGCTCCACAGCGACGAAGACTGA
- the rbfA gene encoding 30S ribosome-binding factor RbfA has product MADNARAKKLADLIREVVAEKLQRGIKDPRLGSHVTITDTRVTGDLREATVFYTVYGDDEDRASAAAGLQSAKGVLRSAVGAAAGTKFTPTLTFVADALPENAKTIENLLDQARASDARVREVSSGAAYAGDADPYRKPEEDTDGDGEATDGDRTGGSASA; this is encoded by the coding sequence GTGGCCGACAACGCGCGGGCGAAGAAACTGGCGGACCTGATCAGGGAAGTCGTCGCCGAGAAGCTACAGCGCGGTATCAAGGACCCGCGGCTCGGCTCGCATGTGACCATCACCGACACCCGGGTCACCGGCGATCTGCGGGAGGCCACGGTCTTCTACACGGTCTACGGCGACGACGAGGACCGGGCCAGCGCCGCCGCCGGGCTCCAGAGCGCCAAGGGCGTGCTGCGCAGCGCGGTCGGCGCCGCGGCGGGCACCAAGTTCACCCCGACGCTCACCTTCGTCGCGGACGCCCTCCCGGAGAACGCGAAGACCATCGAGAACCTCCTCGACCAGGCCCGCGCCTCGGACGCCCGGGTACGGGAGGTCTCCTCGGGCGCCGCCTACGCCGGTGACGCGGATCCGTACCGTAAGCCCGAAGAGGACACCGACGGCGACGGCGAAGCCACCGACGGTGACCGCACCGGGGGCTCCGCTTCCGCATGA
- the truB gene encoding tRNA pseudouridine(55) synthase TruB — MTQRTPAPDGLVIVDKPSGFTSHDVVAKMRGIARTRRVGHAGTLDPMATGVLVLGIERATKLLGHLALTEKEYLGTIRLGQSTVTDDAEGEITTSADASGITRDAIDTGVAALSGAIMQVPSKVSAIKIDGKRSYARVRGGEDFEIPARPVTVSSFRVYDVRPATAEDGTPVLDLVVSVVCSSGTYIRALARDLGGGLGVGGHLTALRRTRVGPYGLDAAKTLDQLQEELTVMPVAEAASAAFPRWDVDARRAGLLANGVRLDMPAYDRSPVAAFGPDDRFVALVEEQKGKAKSLAVFV, encoded by the coding sequence ATGACCCAGCGCACCCCCGCGCCCGACGGCCTGGTCATTGTCGACAAGCCGTCGGGCTTCACCTCCCACGACGTCGTAGCCAAGATGCGCGGTATCGCCAGGACCCGCCGGGTGGGCCATGCCGGCACCCTCGACCCCATGGCGACCGGCGTCCTCGTCCTCGGCATCGAGCGGGCCACCAAGCTCCTCGGCCATCTCGCGCTCACCGAGAAGGAGTACCTGGGCACGATCCGGCTCGGCCAGAGCACCGTCACGGACGACGCCGAGGGCGAGATCACCACATCCGCCGACGCCTCGGGGATCACCCGCGACGCCATCGACACCGGAGTCGCCGCCCTCAGCGGCGCCATCATGCAGGTGCCGTCGAAGGTCAGCGCCATCAAGATCGACGGCAAGCGGTCGTACGCCCGCGTCCGCGGCGGCGAGGACTTCGAGATCCCGGCCCGCCCGGTGACCGTCTCCTCCTTCCGGGTCTACGACGTCCGGCCGGCGACCGCCGAGGACGGCACCCCCGTACTCGACCTCGTGGTCTCCGTCGTCTGCTCCTCCGGCACCTACATCCGGGCCCTCGCCCGCGATCTGGGCGGCGGTCTCGGGGTCGGCGGCCATCTCACCGCCCTGCGGCGCACCCGCGTCGGCCCCTACGGACTGGACGCGGCCAAAACCCTCGACCAGCTCCAGGAGGAGCTGACGGTGATGCCCGTCGCCGAGGCAGCGTCGGCGGCCTTCCCCCGCTGGGACGTCGACGCCCGGCGGGCCGGGCTGCTCGCCAACGGTGTACGGCTCGACATGCCCGCCTACGACCGCTCACCCGTGGCCGCGTTCGGCCCCGACGACCGGTTCGTGGCCCTCGTCGAGGAACAGAAGGGCAAGGCGAAGAGCCTCGCGGTCTTCGTCTGA
- a CDS encoding bifunctional riboflavin kinase/FAD synthetase, with the protein MQRWRGLEDIPQDWGRSVVTIGSYDGVHRGHQLIIGRAVERARELSVPSVVVTFDPHPSEVVRPGSHPPLLAPHHRRAELMAELGVDAVLILPFTAEFSKLSPADFIVKVLVDKLHARTVVEGPNFRFGHRAAGTVDYLAELGATYDYDVEVVDLYVSGAAGGGDPFSSTLTRRLVAAGDVEGAREILGRPHRVEGIVVRGAQRGRELGFPTANLETLPHTAIPADGVYAGWLTANGERMPAAISVGTNPQFDGVERTVEAYAIDRVDLDLYGLHVAIDYFAYVRGQEKFASVDDLLVAMARDVQQCRELLNM; encoded by the coding sequence GTGCAGCGCTGGCGTGGCTTGGAGGACATCCCCCAGGACTGGGGGCGCAGCGTCGTCACCATCGGTTCCTACGACGGTGTCCACCGGGGCCACCAGTTGATCATCGGGCGGGCGGTCGAGCGGGCGCGTGAGCTGTCCGTTCCCTCGGTCGTGGTCACCTTCGACCCGCACCCCAGCGAGGTCGTCCGCCCCGGCAGCCACCCGCCGCTCCTCGCGCCCCACCACCGCCGGGCCGAGCTGATGGCCGAACTGGGGGTGGACGCGGTCCTCATCCTCCCCTTCACGGCCGAGTTCTCGAAGCTCTCGCCCGCCGACTTCATCGTCAAGGTCCTCGTCGACAAGCTGCACGCCCGGACCGTCGTGGAGGGCCCCAACTTCCGCTTCGGCCACCGGGCCGCGGGCACCGTGGACTACCTGGCCGAGCTGGGCGCCACCTACGACTACGACGTCGAGGTCGTCGACCTCTATGTCAGCGGTGCGGCGGGCGGCGGCGATCCCTTCTCCTCCACCCTCACCCGCAGGCTGGTCGCCGCGGGTGACGTCGAGGGCGCCCGGGAGATCCTCGGCCGCCCCCACCGGGTGGAGGGCATCGTCGTCCGGGGTGCGCAGCGCGGCCGTGAGCTGGGCTTCCCGACGGCCAATCTGGAGACCCTGCCGCATACCGCGATCCCCGCGGACGGGGTGTACGCGGGCTGGCTGACGGCGAACGGCGAGCGGATGCCCGCGGCGATCTCCGTCGGGACGAACCCGCAGTTCGACGGCGTCGAGCGCACGGTCGAGGCGTACGCCATCGACCGGGTCGACCTCGACCTCTACGGGCTGCACGTCGCGATCGACTACTTCGCGTACGTCCGGGGCCAGGAGAAGTTCGCCTCGGTGGACGATCTGCTGGTGGCGATGGCCCGCGATGTCCAGCAGTGCCGCGAGCTCCTGAACATGTAG
- a CDS encoding recombinase family protein — protein sequence MTSMNAPVAPVTAYDGCGMCLLGLRRLSRVKGATSSPERQEALVLSAAEAVGGHIIAWADDWEVSGATDPLTRPGLGPWLRGEKGPYDGLAGSAVDRIGRNVVDVLSTAYANHSAGRALVTADHNGIWDLNDSNQENELTLKAMGAQMEHRAIRERNRQELRRARAVGQISSRPSYGYRNVRPAPTQKVTHRELEEHSAEVLRDVARRILLDTTDKTTPYSEAARLTLAGELAPVDWLANQYGREPKGIAWGGKSLHDMLVSEAALGYLMHQGRPVLDKSGKPYRVGSPLWDRATHIALKAKLAASPKRTMKSRTPRAPQQKTRLSGGIATCGNCGENMYRNGTTSKGKYPAYRCTARNRGIPGSQHCGRKLGAPKAPGTFASPIIARAELDSIVERWFLDRFGTALLMKSVYDPGSGHAAAIAELEAARARLRDDRQAGIYDSPDDAEWFRTRFADIGREIAELKKLPDRPAGWTSVPTGKTVTDEWHATTTEAAKREMLEAHGIQVVVYPTERNMGRVVITSTIPHDPVAEATDTEGNPGHPAMRGDRGSHMRIAEPVLAA from the coding sequence ATGACCAGCATGAATGCACCGGTAGCGCCGGTAACGGCCTACGACGGGTGCGGCATGTGCCTGCTCGGTCTGCGACGGCTCTCACGGGTCAAGGGGGCGACCAGCTCGCCGGAACGGCAGGAAGCGTTGGTCCTGTCTGCGGCTGAAGCAGTAGGCGGGCACATCATCGCGTGGGCCGATGACTGGGAGGTATCCGGCGCCACGGACCCGCTGACCCGTCCGGGGCTCGGCCCGTGGCTCCGGGGAGAGAAAGGTCCGTATGACGGTCTCGCCGGATCGGCAGTCGACCGCATCGGTCGCAACGTGGTGGACGTCCTCTCAACGGCGTACGCCAACCACAGTGCAGGCCGTGCTCTGGTTACCGCCGACCACAACGGCATCTGGGACCTGAACGACTCCAATCAAGAGAACGAACTCACGCTCAAAGCCATGGGCGCGCAGATGGAGCACCGGGCGATCAGGGAACGCAACCGTCAGGAACTCCGGCGGGCACGCGCGGTAGGGCAGATCAGTAGCCGCCCGTCATACGGCTACCGGAACGTGCGCCCCGCGCCCACCCAGAAGGTCACTCACCGGGAGTTGGAAGAGCACTCCGCCGAAGTGCTGCGCGATGTGGCCCGGCGGATCCTGCTGGACACGACCGACAAGACCACCCCCTACAGCGAAGCGGCACGCCTCACGCTCGCAGGCGAGTTGGCTCCCGTGGACTGGCTCGCCAACCAGTACGGGCGGGAACCAAAGGGCATAGCATGGGGCGGAAAGTCCCTGCACGACATGTTGGTGAGCGAAGCAGCGCTCGGCTATCTCATGCACCAGGGGCGCCCTGTGCTCGACAAGAGCGGCAAGCCGTACCGGGTCGGGTCCCCACTGTGGGACCGGGCCACCCACATTGCGTTGAAGGCCAAGCTTGCAGCCTCGCCGAAACGTACGATGAAGTCCCGGACGCCGAGGGCTCCGCAGCAGAAGACGCGCCTGAGCGGTGGTATCGCCACGTGTGGCAACTGTGGAGAGAACATGTACCGCAACGGCACCACGAGCAAGGGCAAGTATCCCGCGTACCGGTGCACCGCCCGCAATCGGGGAATCCCCGGCTCCCAGCACTGCGGACGCAAGCTCGGAGCCCCGAAAGCCCCGGGTACCTTCGCTTCCCCGATCATCGCCCGGGCCGAGCTGGATAGCATCGTGGAACGCTGGTTCCTGGACCGGTTTGGGACCGCTCTACTCATGAAGTCGGTGTACGACCCGGGCTCCGGGCACGCCGCAGCGATTGCCGAGCTAGAAGCGGCGCGGGCACGGCTCCGGGACGACCGTCAAGCGGGCATCTACGACAGTCCTGATGATGCCGAGTGGTTCCGTACCCGCTTCGCTGACATCGGCCGTGAGATTGCCGAGCTGAAGAAACTTCCGGACCGTCCCGCAGGCTGGACCAGCGTCCCCACCGGGAAAACGGTCACCGACGAGTGGCACGCGACCACCACCGAGGCGGCCAAACGGGAGATGCTCGAAGCGCACGGCATACAGGTGGTGGTCTACCCCACGGAACGAAACATGGGCCGTGTCGTCATCACCAGCACCATCCCCCATGATCCCGTCGCCGAGGCCACCGACACCGAGGGCAACCCCGGGCACCCCGCCATGCGAGGAGACAGGGGCAGTCACATGCGCATCGCGGAACCCGTACTGGCCGCGTAG
- a CDS encoding HNH endonuclease — MRCIDCPANATHRGRCEDHHRAYENRAPVRSRRSRGRRRAKRYEGAARLRALVDARGSGWCAWCLESFPAEGLEIDHVCPLAMGGEDIDRNVHALCTGCHGLKTRTEFGGARVDA, encoded by the coding sequence ATGCGCTGTATCGACTGTCCGGCTAACGCGACCCATCGGGGCCGCTGCGAGGACCACCACCGCGCGTACGAGAACAGGGCTCCGGTCCGGTCCCGCCGATCGCGAGGGCGCCGGAGAGCGAAGCGGTACGAGGGTGCCGCAAGGTTGCGTGCCCTGGTCGACGCTCGCGGGTCCGGTTGGTGTGCGTGGTGTCTGGAGTCCTTCCCTGCGGAAGGGCTTGAGATCGACCACGTGTGCCCGTTGGCCATGGGGGGCGAGGACATCGACAGAAACGTTCACGCGCTCTGTACGGGCTGCCACGGGCTCAAAACCCGGACCGAGTTCGGGGGTGCCCGTGTCGACGCTTGA
- a CDS encoding phage terminase small subunit P27 family has product MADRYRPKPAIQRAREGNPSKGSITERVVVPRAILAEPNWVEVFRFSTDPAVESANVRCRDVASQEWRRIVPVLEVAAGIGEVDHTTVKDLCVCVARIDQAERDLSERGLMVTAERGTVKNGAATIAGQYRTQLARYIRELGLSPSSRAAISPPEFDDDDDDIFD; this is encoded by the coding sequence ATGGCCGACAGATACAGACCCAAACCCGCTATCCAGCGGGCACGCGAAGGAAACCCATCAAAAGGCAGCATAACCGAAAGGGTGGTTGTTCCCCGGGCGATCCTGGCTGAACCAAACTGGGTTGAAGTCTTCCGATTCTCAACTGATCCCGCTGTCGAATCAGCCAATGTCCGATGCCGAGATGTTGCCTCGCAGGAATGGCGACGCATCGTCCCCGTTCTCGAAGTGGCGGCCGGTATCGGCGAGGTCGACCACACCACCGTGAAAGACCTCTGTGTCTGCGTTGCCCGCATCGACCAGGCGGAGCGGGACCTTTCCGAACGCGGGCTCATGGTGACGGCGGAGCGTGGGACGGTGAAGAACGGGGCCGCAACCATCGCGGGGCAGTATCGGACCCAACTCGCCCGCTACATCCGCGAGCTAGGACTCTCCCCGAGTTCACGGGCGGCGATCAGCCCGCCGGAATTCGATGACGACGATGACGACATCTTCGACTGA
- a CDS encoding major capsid protein — translation MALTLTESAKLTTDHLQQGVIETFVQESPILDRLPLITFEGSAFAYNEESTLPGVSFRAVNEAYPESTGSVNQRIETLAILGGDSDVDRFIVKTRGNLNEQRAIQTAMKIKAASMHFSDQFFNGDMAVNPKGFDGLGKRLTGRQVIDAKSVGPIANGHEFFDALDRLAASVRGINGSNGALYMNGELIARIRSGFRRLGGGELLMSDIEGKRTIMWNGIPLLDAGQKLDGTDVLPLTAGTGGKETGDIYAVRFGTTEADAAVTGLTNGGIQATDLGEAHDKPVYRTRIEFYCGIAVFGGKGAARLMNVLNG, via the coding sequence ATGGCACTAACACTGACTGAATCCGCGAAGCTCACCACTGACCACCTTCAGCAAGGAGTCATCGAGACTTTCGTTCAGGAATCACCCATTCTTGACCGTCTTCCGCTGATCACCTTTGAAGGCTCCGCCTTCGCTTACAACGAGGAATCCACCCTCCCCGGTGTCTCGTTCCGGGCCGTGAACGAGGCGTATCCGGAGAGCACGGGTTCAGTGAACCAGCGAATCGAGACGCTAGCTATTCTCGGAGGTGACTCGGATGTTGACCGGTTCATCGTCAAGACCCGGGGGAACCTGAACGAACAGCGGGCGATACAGACCGCCATGAAGATCAAGGCTGCGTCCATGCACTTCTCGGACCAGTTCTTCAACGGTGACATGGCGGTGAATCCGAAGGGGTTCGACGGTTTGGGGAAGCGGCTCACCGGTCGTCAGGTCATCGACGCGAAGAGCGTCGGCCCGATCGCCAATGGCCACGAATTCTTCGATGCACTGGACCGGCTTGCCGCATCTGTGCGCGGCATCAACGGTTCGAACGGCGCCCTCTACATGAACGGCGAACTGATCGCCCGTATCCGCTCCGGGTTCCGCCGGCTCGGCGGCGGCGAACTCCTCATGAGCGACATCGAGGGGAAGCGCACCATCATGTGGAACGGAATCCCCCTCCTCGACGCCGGACAGAAGCTGGACGGCACCGACGTTCTCCCGCTCACCGCCGGAACCGGGGGGAAGGAAACCGGAGACATCTACGCCGTCCGTTTCGGCACTACCGAGGCTGACGCGGCAGTCACGGGACTGACGAACGGCGGCATACAGGCTACTGACCTCGGCGAGGCGCACGACAAGCCCGTGTACCGGACCCGCATCGAGTTCTATTGCGGCATCGCCGTATTCGGCGGGAAGGGCGCCGCACGCCTGATGAACGTACTGAACGGCTGA
- a CDS encoding tetratricopeptide repeat protein has product MATREPNTHLALLFRETGWTHRQFVQAVNRIGTERGTPTKYQSPSVSQWLGGYVPKESTRPLIREALARKLGRSITSTAAGFPPPSGGPENSDSTSDALIDLSPTNSLPQRRLFIGASLFSVAVSIPNWLDVVGRMESVRSGTVSRIGMSDVDMVAKMTDRFTEIYSQFGGRHSRPLAGLFLANTVAPYLRADATDDVRKAMMSAASFLSYLTGWMAVDEGLHGLAQEYYVKGLELAGASTDHLTYCHVLRGMSVQAADLGHGSIAVRLANAAAATSPKMGPRLRAFMAGQQAHSFAVAGERNLALRSIMETEKAIDVAESGPGPFGGYGPATLAYHTAQVRHAMGDISGSIESLELHFQLRGPSETQVSGIRFHLMLAERQLQLGHLEAACATWSEVLDKYPKIHSGRVDRQVKKISQLLLPYISNGIAREIFERSRQSSRVT; this is encoded by the coding sequence TTGGCAACCCGCGAACCGAACACACATCTAGCACTGCTGTTCCGCGAGACGGGATGGACTCACCGTCAGTTCGTGCAAGCGGTCAACCGCATTGGTACCGAACGCGGCACTCCCACCAAGTACCAATCGCCATCGGTCAGCCAATGGCTCGGCGGGTACGTACCGAAGGAATCAACGCGGCCGCTCATCCGTGAAGCCCTCGCGCGGAAGCTGGGACGGTCGATCACGTCGACAGCGGCGGGATTTCCTCCCCCATCTGGCGGTCCCGAAAATTCTGACAGTACATCCGATGCCCTCATTGACCTTAGCCCCACCAATTCGCTCCCCCAGCGGCGTCTATTCATTGGCGCGAGCCTCTTCTCTGTCGCCGTGAGCATCCCAAATTGGCTGGACGTCGTAGGTCGGATGGAATCGGTTCGATCGGGAACGGTGTCACGTATCGGAATGTCGGACGTCGACATGGTCGCAAAGATGACGGATCGGTTTACTGAAATATATAGCCAATTCGGCGGAAGGCATTCGCGGCCGCTGGCAGGTCTATTCTTGGCGAACACCGTCGCGCCTTACTTGCGAGCAGATGCTACCGATGACGTCCGCAAGGCAATGATGTCGGCCGCATCATTCCTTTCCTATCTAACCGGTTGGATGGCGGTTGATGAAGGCCTTCACGGCCTGGCTCAAGAATACTACGTCAAGGGATTGGAATTGGCGGGTGCCAGTACTGACCATTTGACGTACTGCCACGTCCTGCGAGGAATGAGCGTCCAGGCTGCCGACCTCGGCCACGGCTCCATTGCCGTTCGCTTGGCCAATGCTGCTGCCGCCACATCCCCCAAAATGGGGCCACGTTTGCGCGCATTTATGGCGGGACAGCAAGCACATTCATTTGCCGTGGCTGGTGAGAGGAATTTGGCACTGCGCAGCATCATGGAAACGGAGAAGGCCATAGACGTAGCTGAAAGCGGTCCGGGGCCGTTTGGGGGTTACGGACCGGCCACCTTGGCGTACCATACGGCTCAGGTCCGACACGCCATGGGGGATATTTCAGGTAGCATCGAATCCCTTGAACTGCATTTTCAGTTGCGAGGCCCATCTGAAACTCAGGTTTCCGGTATTCGGTTTCATCTCATGCTGGCTGAGCGGCAGCTCCAATTAGGGCATCTGGAAGCAGCCTGTGCAACGTGGAGTGAAGTGCTGGACAAGTATCCGAAAATTCATTCCGGGAGAGTTGATAGGCAAGTCAAGAAGATCTCTCAACTTCTTCTGCCATACATCTCCAATGGCATTGCCCGGGAAATTTTCGAGCGGTCTCGGCAATCTTCTCGGGTGACCTGA
- a CDS encoding DUF397 domain-containing protein, whose protein sequence is MHTAPGFKFVSAAACRDPKVGNCPQVATNIPGVVALRDSERPDTIVTMTPDQWVTLTDAVKAGEFDLSA, encoded by the coding sequence ATGCACACAGCCCCCGGGTTTAAGTTCGTCAGCGCGGCTGCCTGCCGTGACCCGAAGGTGGGCAACTGCCCGCAGGTCGCCACCAACATTCCGGGAGTGGTCGCGTTGCGCGACAGCGAGCGACCCGACACCATCGTCACGATGACCCCGGACCAGTGGGTCACCCTGACTGACGCGGTCAAGGCCGGAGAGTTCGACCTGTCCGCCTGA
- a CDS encoding GntR family transcriptional regulator yields the protein MEYDPTRPKWQQIADVLRQRIFSGEYPPRHQLSEVQMESEFGVARVTIRKATAALREQGLITTVTGMGSFVADPDGWNEEDDQGGV from the coding sequence ATGGAGTACGACCCGACCCGCCCCAAGTGGCAGCAGATTGCCGATGTCCTGCGCCAACGGATCTTCAGCGGCGAGTACCCGCCGCGACATCAACTGTCGGAAGTTCAGATGGAGTCAGAGTTCGGTGTCGCTCGTGTGACCATCCGTAAAGCAACAGCCGCGCTACGGGAACAAGGGCTGATCACGACTGTGACCGGCATGGGTTCGTTCGTCGCTGACCCTGACGGCTGGAACGAGGAAGACGACCAAGGCGGGGTCTAG
- a CDS encoding ABC transporter ATP-binding protein, translating into MCRDGCRGRRAPVLSAEDLHISFPGRRGGPAARAVDGVDLTVGAGEIVALVGESGCGKTTLARALLGLVPPTSGTVSFDGRPLDYSPRALKAYRRRAQLVLQDPTGSLNPRHTVYDAVAEGLRVHRAHRVPEDERAAVARALSLAGLRPPERFFLRYPHELSGGQRQRVVIAGALVLEPALIVADEPVASLDASVRGEILALLLRLRAELGLSALIVTHDLGLAWNIADRVAVMYLGRVVESGPVETVLTAPRHPYTKALLSVLPESPLPPTVLTGEPPDPTRIPPGCRFHARCPALAAGAAGVAARCVAEPLPRLRGEGVACHLP; encoded by the coding sequence GTGTGTCGTGACGGCTGCCGAGGAAGGCGGGCCCCTGTGCTGAGCGCCGAGGATCTGCACATCAGCTTCCCCGGGCGGCGCGGAGGGCCCGCGGCGCGCGCCGTCGACGGGGTCGATCTGACGGTCGGCGCGGGCGAGATCGTGGCCCTCGTCGGCGAATCCGGCTGCGGCAAGACCACGCTGGCGCGGGCGCTGCTCGGGCTCGTACCACCGACCTCGGGCACGGTCTCCTTCGACGGGCGGCCGCTCGACTACTCGCCCCGCGCCCTCAAGGCGTACCGGCGCCGCGCCCAGCTGGTCCTCCAGGACCCCACGGGCTCCCTCAACCCCCGGCACACGGTGTACGACGCGGTCGCCGAGGGGCTGCGGGTGCACCGGGCGCACCGGGTCCCCGAGGACGAACGGGCGGCCGTGGCCCGGGCCCTGTCCCTGGCCGGGCTCCGTCCACCGGAACGCTTCTTCCTGCGCTATCCGCACGAACTGTCCGGCGGACAGCGGCAGCGGGTCGTCATCGCGGGCGCGCTCGTCCTCGAACCGGCGCTGATCGTCGCCGACGAGCCGGTGGCCTCCCTCGATGCCTCCGTACGGGGCGAGATCCTCGCCCTGCTGCTGAGACTCCGAGCCGAACTCGGGCTCTCCGCGCTGATCGTCACGCACGATCTGGGACTCGCGTGGAACATCGCGGACCGGGTGGCCGTGATGTACCTGGGGCGGGTGGTGGAGTCGGGCCCGGTGGAGACAGTGCTCACCGCTCCGCGCCACCCGTACACGAAGGCCCTGCTGTCCGTGCTCCCGGAATCGCCGCTACCGCCGACGGTCCTCACCGGCGAGCCCCCGGATCCGACCCGGATCCCGCCGGGCTGCCGCTTCCACGCGCGCTGCCCGGCGCTGGCCGCGGGGGCGGCGGGCGTGGCGGCGCGGTGCGTCGCGGAGCCGTTGCCGCGGTTGCGGGGGGAGGGCGTGGCGTGCCACCTCCCCTGA
- a CDS encoding ABC transporter ATP-binding protein, whose product MTTTPLLRVRDLRVTYGSGSDAVPAVRGVDLDLAAGEKLGIAGESGCGKSTLALALLRLLPPAATVEGRVLLNGEDVLTMRWGRLRAVRWAGASLVFQGAMHSLNAVHRIGDQIAEPVLLHHRTTPARARERVATLLRQVGLPADRARAYPHELSGGQRQRVMIAMALACDPQLIIADEPTTALDVMIQAQILRLIGQLVAEQRIGLVMISHDLAVLADTCDRLAVMYAGRVVEDGPARAVHTRARHPYGRALAAAFPRVGDPASRRAPRGLPGDPPDPAALPGGCAFRPRCPVPVAACADREPALAPVGDERHRVACVVTAAEEGGPLC is encoded by the coding sequence ATGACGACCACTCCGCTGCTCCGGGTGCGGGATCTGCGAGTGACCTACGGCTCCGGGAGCGATGCCGTCCCCGCCGTCCGCGGCGTCGACCTCGACCTGGCGGCGGGCGAGAAGCTCGGCATCGCCGGGGAGTCGGGGTGCGGGAAGTCGACCCTGGCGCTGGCGCTGCTGCGGCTGCTGCCCCCGGCCGCGACGGTCGAGGGGCGGGTCCTCCTCAACGGGGAGGATGTCCTCACGATGCGCTGGGGGCGGCTCCGGGCGGTGCGGTGGGCGGGCGCGTCCCTGGTCTTCCAGGGCGCGATGCACTCCCTGAACGCGGTCCACCGCATCGGCGACCAGATCGCCGAACCCGTACTGCTGCACCACCGGACGACCCCGGCGCGGGCCCGGGAACGCGTCGCGACCCTGCTGCGGCAGGTGGGGCTGCCCGCCGACCGGGCCCGGGCCTATCCGCACGAACTCTCCGGCGGACAGCGGCAGCGGGTGATGATCGCCATGGCACTGGCCTGCGATCCGCAGCTGATCATCGCCGATGAACCGACCACCGCGCTGGACGTCATGATCCAGGCGCAGATCCTGCGGCTGATCGGACAGCTCGTCGCCGAGCAGCGGATCGGTCTGGTGATGATCAGTCACGATCTGGCGGTGCTCGCCGACACCTGCGACCGGCTGGCGGTGATGTACGCGGGCCGGGTCGTCGAGGACGGCCCGGCGCGGGCGGTCCACACCCGGGCCCGCCATCCTTACGGGCGGGCGCTGGCCGCGGCGTTCCCCCGGGTCGGGGACCCCGCGTCGCGGCGGGCGCCGCGCGGACTGCCCGGGGATCCGCCCGATCCGGCCGCACTGCCCGGCGGCTGCGCGTTCCGGCCGCGCTGCCCGGTGCCGGTGGCGGCCTGCGCCGACCGGGAACCCGCACTCGCCCCGGTCGGCGACGAGAGGCACCGCGTCGCGTGTGTCGTGACGGCTGCCGAGGAAGGCGGGCCCCTGTGCTGA